From the genome of Lotus japonicus ecotype B-129 chromosome 6, LjGifu_v1.2, one region includes:
- the LOC130725004 gene encoding uncharacterized protein LOC130725004, which produces MADLDSTNDAPISDTATTMVIVHVPPATPEFHPALAVTNIKNNIPFKLEMDKDHYTMWAELFETHAHSTRVLHHIIPQAGKEPPAPIDATYDQWTTLDSNVKQWIYSTIPFDLLATIMEKDSTAMATWNRLASMFEDNQNSHAFSLDQDFTSTCMDDFPNVSAYCQHLKDLYDQLRNV; this is translated from the coding sequence ATGGCAGATTTAGACTCTACCAACGACGCCCCAATCAGTGACACCGCCACCACCATGGTCATCGTACATGTCCCACCGGCTACGCCAGAGTTTCATCCGGCTCTTGCTGTCACTAACATAAAAAACAACATCCCTTTCAAACTCGAGATGGACAAGGATCACTACACTATGTGGGCTGAATTGTTTGAAACTCATGCCCACTCTACTCGAGTGCTCCACCACATCATTCCTCAGGCTGGCAAGGAGCCTCCTGCTCCCATCGATGCTACTTATGACCAGTGGACCACCCTTGACTCCAATGTCAAACAGTGGATCTATTCCACCATCCCCTTCGATCTTCTCGCCACTATTATGGAGAAAGACTCTACTGCTATGGCTACTTGGAACCGTCTAGCTTCTATGTTTGAGGACAATCAGAACTCCCATGCATTCTCTCTCGACCAGGATTTCACCTCCACTTGCATGGATGATTTTCCTAATGTATCAGCCTACTGCCAGCATCTGAAAGATCTCTATGATCAGTTGAGGAATGTTTAA